From Pseudomonas sp. B21-028, one genomic window encodes:
- the glcF gene encoding glycolate oxidase subunit GlcF: MQTTLSEEARQLPRAEEAESILRTCVHCGFCNATCPTYQLLGDELDGPRGRIYLIKQVLEGNPATAKTQQHLDRCLSCRNCETTCPSGVDYHNLLDIGRAVVDATVERPLGQRLLREGLRAVVPNPGVFKGLLRGGRMFRPWLPDTLRGKVPRQVPAAKPRPVTRHARQVLMLEGCVQPSLSPNTNAAAARVLDRLGISVTPVVEAGCCGAVDYHLDAQAVGLERARRNIDAWWPGIESGAEAIVQTASGCGAFIKDYGHLLGSDPAYAEKAKKVSALAKDLVEVLREEPLEKLSIHSDQRLAFHCPCTLQHAQKLGGAVEAVLTKLGFNLTPVPDGHLCCGSAGTYSITQPELSRQLRDNRLNALESGRPDVIVTANIGCQSHLDGAGRTPVRHWIEWVEAALP; this comes from the coding sequence ATGCAGACCACCTTGAGTGAAGAGGCCCGCCAACTGCCCCGCGCCGAAGAAGCCGAAAGCATCCTGCGCACCTGCGTGCACTGTGGCTTCTGCAACGCCACCTGCCCGACCTACCAATTGCTCGGCGACGAACTGGATGGCCCGCGGGGGCGCATCTACCTGATCAAGCAAGTACTTGAAGGCAACCCGGCCACGGCGAAGACCCAGCAGCATCTGGATCGATGCCTGTCGTGCCGCAATTGCGAAACCACCTGCCCTTCGGGGGTTGACTACCACAACTTGCTGGACATTGGCCGCGCCGTGGTCGATGCGACGGTCGAACGGCCTCTCGGCCAGCGCCTGTTGCGCGAAGGGTTGCGGGCGGTCGTGCCCAACCCGGGCGTGTTCAAGGGACTGCTCCGCGGCGGCCGGATGTTTCGCCCGTGGTTGCCCGACACCCTGCGCGGCAAGGTGCCTCGCCAGGTGCCTGCCGCCAAACCGCGACCGGTGACCCGCCATGCCCGACAGGTGCTCATGCTCGAAGGTTGCGTGCAACCGAGCCTGTCGCCCAATACCAACGCGGCCGCCGCCCGGGTCCTGGATCGATTGGGGATCAGCGTGACGCCCGTTGTCGAAGCCGGCTGCTGCGGCGCCGTGGACTATCACCTGGACGCCCAGGCGGTGGGCCTGGAACGTGCGCGTCGCAACATTGATGCGTGGTGGCCGGGCATCGAAAGCGGTGCCGAAGCCATCGTGCAGACCGCCAGCGGTTGCGGCGCGTTCATCAAGGACTACGGGCACTTGCTGGGCAGCGACCCGGCCTACGCCGAGAAGGCAAAAAAGGTCAGCGCCCTGGCCAAGGACCTGGTTGAAGTGCTGCGCGAAGAACCGCTGGAAAAACTGAGCATCCATAGCGACCAGCGCCTGGCCTTCCACTGCCCCTGCACCTTGCAGCACGCGCAGAAATTGGGCGGTGCCGTTGAGGCGGTGCTGACGAAACTGGGCTTCAACCTCACGCCGGTACCCGACGGCCACCTGTGCTGCGGCTCGGCGGGCACCTATTCGATCACCCAACCCGAACTGTCCCGACAACTGCGCGACAACAGACTCAACGCCCTGGAAAGCGGGCGTCCCGACGTGATTGTCACCGCCAATATCGGCTGCCAGTCCCATCTCGACGGTGCGGGCCGGACCCCGGTCCGGCACTGGATCGAGTGGGTCGAAGCCGCATTGCCTTAA
- a CDS encoding heme-binding protein, which translates to MRSKAVLGQNEVSQILSAARDEAISNQWAVAIVVVDDGGHPLALERLDGCAPIGAYIATEKARTSALGRRDSKGYEEMVNGGRQAFLSAPLLTSLEGGVPIIVDGQVIGAVGVSGVKAEQDAQVARAGAHCLN; encoded by the coding sequence ATGAGAAGCAAAGCCGTACTCGGCCAGAACGAAGTCAGCCAGATCCTCTCGGCCGCCCGCGATGAAGCGATCAGCAACCAGTGGGCCGTCGCCATCGTGGTGGTCGATGATGGCGGTCACCCACTGGCCCTGGAACGCCTCGATGGCTGCGCGCCCATCGGGGCCTACATCGCCACTGAAAAAGCCCGCACATCGGCCCTCGGCCGGCGCGATTCAAAAGGTTATGAAGAGATGGTCAACGGTGGACGCCAGGCCTTCCTGTCCGCGCCGCTGCTGACGTCCCTGGAGGGTGGCGTGCCGATCATTGTCGACGGCCAGGTGATTGGCGCCGTGGGCGTGTCCGGGGTCAAGGCCGAGCAGGACGCGCAAGTCGCCAGAGCCGGCGCGCATTGCCTGAACTGA